The DNA region CGAAAGCCGGAAGTCTCATATCTTGGTCTGATTCCgagtcttttttctttaactcATGGCCTGTGTAGGCCTTTTCATCTATGTTTCTGCAGATTCAGTTCAGTTGGGAAACCTTTCGTGTATTACTGATATGTTATGAGATGTGTCGATCTCTGCATGTTTTCATGTATTATGGGAGTTTTCACTACAGCCGGTGGCATTTAAGTAAAGAACTGGATCATACAGGAACACTAGATCATGCTATGAAGCtgaaaatgatgaaatatTCATCTTTCTGCAGGATCGGAGTAGTATCTGGGAAGGCGATATTCGGACCTCCGCTAGATGAGTActggaagaagaagcttcaaGAAGAGGCACCTGCAAAGGAAACCAATGCAGCAGCCTCCACATCCAACAGCTAAACTTGCGGCTGCAGATACTTTCACATGAAAGGTGCAAGAAAACAGCATTGTTCACCGGTTGTCAGAGAGTTTCTCTCAGGTTTATTTCCTCTCGTTATATAGCGTGTTGCAATGGGGCAGAAGTGAAGGGCCGGTGCCATAGTTTAGAGTTGTGTAGGATTTGATCTTGACATTGCGCATACGTCGATAATCTTTTATTTACACAGGAAAGAGAAACAAGAAAGATCGTCTTTTCTGGAATATCGTCCGATTTTTTGGCTCACTGCAGACTGAAGCTGAAACAACATTCATTTGTGCATTCAGACATGAATCATAAGAATAATTTTAACTCTGTGCCCGAAGTTCTAAATGTGAATTGAAAACTTCTGCGGATCCTATCCTAAATCAGGTCAGTACCATAGTGATTCTTTTCGACCTACTAGATCAACAGTAGTAGCTGGTTTGCACGAATCTGGACAGCCAGCGCCCATGATAGAACTTGTCACGGCACAAAGCAATGACCAAAGAAGCAGGATAAAGTGTTACTCCGATAGGATTGTTACACGGTTGGACGCGGTGACCCAGTAACACCTTTGCTGCTCTCAAGAAGAGAACGTGAAAGTGAAAGAATTGGAGGCTATACACAGACAAAGTCTACCATACAGCTTAAATGTCGATTCCCTGTATAACACACACAATGAAGCTAGGTGAACAGTATTGAGGATCGTAATTTGAAGAATCTGAAAATTCTCGTACGTAATGTAATATCAATGGACAGACAGATATATCTAATTTGCAGGAGGAGGAGAACCATCATCGCCATCGCTCATCGTCCTCGACTGGTGCCAAAATCCAAGCACTTTCCAGCACGTGCAGGCACACAGAGAGACAAACCGTGGTGATCACATTCGACTTGGCTGTCACGTACCTCATGACTTGCCGTCCCCGATCTGTGACCGTCTCCTGGACGTGATTCACCCTCCTAACCATTCCTTCACAAGCCTTCTCTAGTGCAAACTCCATCACTGACCTCACCGTCTCGGACGTGACCCTCCCCGTCAAATCGAGAACAAGCTTCTTGTTCCTCGGGACAGCCAGTGTGGAAGAGACTTTCGTAACCCACCCGTTATCCTTGTTATCATTATCATCACTGCACAAATCTTCTCCTTTCGAGTACTCTTCGATGGCCAGGTCCGGCAACCCCGATCCTGGAGATTTCTGGCCGTTCGGGTTCGGGCTCGTCAAAACATCATGAGAGGTCCTGACAAGAGTTTCCACGGCATTGTTACAGACGGATACAAGCATCTCCTGCACCTTCGCGTCGTGCTTTGGGTTGGTCATTCCCGCGAGGATCTCGTCGTATGTGTTGATGTCCATAGTCTTCTCGAGATACACCGCTATCGCAGAGCTCACAAACAATTGAATGCAATCTCCAATCAGTTCTCTACCCTTATCACTGCACAACAAATTGACCCATGCAGGAATAGCACCCGATTCCGATCCAGCGCCCCCCGTTTGATCATAAAAGGCCATGACCAAGCTCCTCGCAAAGCTGCCCACGACAACGGAAGCGAAGCCCGACCCAGCGGGTGTGAATATCTTATCGAGAACCCGATCGGCAAAGCTCGAACTTCCACGGCTTCCATCACTATGGCTGGACCTATTATAGCCGCGCAGTATCCCCAGAGTTAAGGCCTGTGTAACCCCAGTGACAGACCCGGTGAACTCTCGCGACTTCGCAATCTTTGATATTTGCTTAATGCTGTTTGGGATTTCATCAGAATTGGACCGGAGGAACTCGTTGAGATCCTTCGAGACGATCCCGATCATCTCGGAGGAGTCCGAGACAGCCTCGGCCACCGAGACTACAGCTCCAACGAGCTTCATCAGCCGCCGCCTCTTCCAAGCCACAGAAGGCAAATGATAGGCCCTGTACAAACCATACCAAGAAAGCCCGAAAGCCCCGAGCAGCAAAATCCACTTCTTCCGTTTCCGGGAAAACTGGAAACCCGTCTCCATCAATCTCGCATCCATCGAAGACGTAGGGAACCGAATCAATCACAGAGCCCGCGCCAAGCTCAGAAATTTCCAGCAGATTACTACAGGCCAAGCCGAAGTACGAGGTCCCCAGTTCACATTTCTTGTCGGGGTCGTTGAATTCACGGAAAATCGGAGAAGAACAAACCGTGTAAGGAACAGGGGATGGAAATGGATGATGCCGGGGCAGATGGGAGTCGCAGGAGGTGGCGTCTCGAAGACGGGGAAGCAGAAAGGGGGCGTCTCTTGGACTTTGGGAAGTTTctagaaggaggaggaggaggttgCTTCGATTGGATTGGATTGGATCATGAGATGAGAGTGAATGATCTGCAAGTCAAACGCCACCACCGCTAGCTATGAAGAGGcgaagagaggagaggaggaaCGGGGAAGAGTGAAGGAAGAGAAGtctcaagaaaaaaaaaaaaagggtcttTTTTTCAGGGAAAAATGGGGCCCACATTTAGGGGAAGTGGATGGAGCTGAGTGAATGGGCGAGAGGCCCACACTTATCCTAACAGAATTGGTGGATGATTTGATCGGATTGTCTGAGTTCAAGTGGGCCAGACATGGATGGGGCCCAAAGCTCACCTGCCTTTGTCAGAAAAATCAAAACCACTTATGTACTTTTACTTCCTTCCTCGCTACTGGTAAGGTCGATTGAAATTTCGTGATCTCATGACCTCGTGGGGATTGAGATCATGACTTCTATGGGGGCTTAAATCGCATGATCGGTCGAGACTTGATGAGAGATCAAACCGCGGTCGCTATTGTTTTCAGTTACACCAGATCTGATAGGATCAATAGTCCCGACGTGGTGAAGGTGGGCGCCTAAGTTGAATCTTCTGGGCTCGATGGCCTCATAAGCCGAGATGCGAAAACCTTATCTCGGAGCTTTGGATTCGATTTGACCCTCTGATGCACGATTCAAAAGCATAGGGGAGTAGCAGGGAATAAATGTGTTCAATATATTGCTTAATTATAAACTTCGGTCTGTATGTAGAAGGTGGCCGTTTACGCTGTGTTTAGGAAATATGGAAATTACCAacgtggattggttcaagcggtttgaTGCTTGTTCCTCTTAAGTAAGGTTTCGAGTTTGAGTTTTGTTAATAGAAAAAATCCACATTAGGTCGACTCAGCTTGACTAAATTAGTCGGAGTCTAAGTGAACTTCCGGATACCATGGTTCAcacagataaaaaaaaaaagaagggaaacaTGGAAATTTAAATTGTATATGTTTTCTTGAAATCATCaagcattttcttttcatgaaaGAAAGTGGTTTTCTTTCTTATGATATCACGACTAACGAGATAGTCGAGGCTCGAACTACGAACACAAGTGCATTGTAGCGAACAACTACGAGCCGAAGTGattataggaaaaaaataaataaataaaaagatatgaGGCaagatttttttctaattataaagGATGTTTATGAgtgagaaagaaaaagttaaataaaagaatatgagAAGTCGCATTGACAAAAATCGAATATAAAATCTTTTGGTTCTACGGACCAACGTGTATCATTATTCTGCACCATCCATTTTTCTTCCCCTAAGCAAGATTTGGGGACATTATTTCCTCATCATGACTTATTATGGCTCTTTTAGTTTATTTCTCTCACGTTTATAATAATCTCATTATTCAAGCTACTATTTTTAGGGGGGGCTGCTTGAttgttctatatatatatggactaGTTGGTTTTGTTCTGTATCAATACGCAATATGAGTTGTTGCCATCCGATGTATAATTACACATTGGCTCCAGCTCAACCAATACATAAAA from Punica granatum isolate Tunisia-2019 chromosome 3, ASM765513v2, whole genome shotgun sequence includes:
- the LOC116200728 gene encoding protein PHLOEM PROTEIN 2-LIKE A10-like, which encodes MDARLMETGFQFSRKRKKWILLLGAFGLSWYGLYRAYHLPSVAWKRRRLMKLVGAVVSVAEAVSDSSEMIGIVSKDLNEFLRSNSDEIPNSIKQISKIAKSREFTGSVTGVTQALTLGILRGYNRSSHSDGSRGSSSFADRVLDKIFTPAGSGFASVVVGSFARSLVMAFYDQTGGAGSESGAIPAWVNLLCSDKGRELIGDCIQLFVSSAIAVYLEKTMDINTYDEILAGMTNPKHDAKVQEMLVSVCNNAVETLVRTSHDVLTSPNPNGQKSPGSGLPDLAIEEYSKGEDLCSDDNDNKDNGWVTKVSSTLAVPRNKKLVLDLTGRVTSETVRSVMEFALEKACEGMVRRVNHVQETVTDRGRQVMRYVTAKSNVITTVCLSVCLHVLESAWILAPVEDDERWR